ACCGAGTATTATGTACAGTGGTGGGCCTCTGAAGCTCCCATGGGCTATGGATCATTCCTGGGAGTGGAGATCATTGTCCTCAGCGCATCTGTGTACAGACAGGATGTGGCAGCTCCGAGGGTTTTGGTGGAAGAAGCCCACTTTTCTGCTGCGGGCATGCATTTATGAAGTTCCTACTGGGCTAAAAGTGTATGACGGGCcgaaatatataaataagcaCAAAAAAGGGAATAGGCCCTGGTTTGTTCTAAAACCTCTAATCTGTTTTGATAGTGTGAGCATTTATTCTTTACAACATTTGTTATCCAGGACAGACTTCGCTGATTGTTTCCAAAAATAATCTTTGTAATTACCAATAAGACAGCAAATAAGGAGCACATTCGGCAATTCCATAACATGTGTAAGGTGATGCAAGGCTCTGAatatatttcacacaaacataGATGTGAAACAAAGCGCTACACAATTGTAGAGCGAGGTACGTCAAAATGATTGTCCTGTAACTaaagcaaattcattttgatATGCTTCCGcattgtttgaaaatgattcatGTTTTTGGAGGTAATTGTACATTCAGCTCTTGCTCTTTGTCCTCTTCAAGCCTTAGGGGTGTGAAGGGCTTCCACTGGCTAGTGCGGTGACTGACTTATCTTGATTGGTTTAACTGCTCTCCACTTTAAATAACTCTCCTCCAAGGGGAGCAGAACCAGCTGAACCTGATCTCCACACAGctgagtgacagacagcacCCCGACTGACAAGAGGTACAGGCAAGAGACACCTTGATGCTGTAGTCACTTTCCATGATGTCAGAGGCGCCTGGACCTTATAGAGTTAATCAGCGTGCAGCTTGACTGACATCTGACACGTCATTAGAGAGGAGTCAGGGAGCATATCTACAAATCCAAACAGACATGACACACAATGGAAAGACAAGGAGACACCAGGGGACAGATAGTCCAGGAGACATTGTGGAAGCTTGCTGCAGGATATACAAACTCTAGATCTTCAATGTCATTTTGATCGCATTTTCCAGATTtccctcatgaaaaaaatagCTCTGAAATATAATGTGGTGAATGCATGTTTGGATATAAtattacagcagcacagaaaaaaaatattttgcaactGACATTCTTGTAAAATGACTCATTGTAGAGAATTTTCCCCAACTGCACAGCGTATGTGTTACATTAATGTTATGATGTGGTGTTTATGAACTGTTGCTCTATGTTTTTTATAATTACTtgtaatttttataattaaatgttGGTTAATGAATGAATTCTATTTACTGATGATTTTCTGTATAATGAAGTGTACatgattttgaaaaagtgtGTTTAGATATTGTGCATTGTTTGATAGTGTCACCTTGGAGTTGCCACTGCCTCCTCTACAGTCTGCATTTAGCAATGAATTCATTTAATAATGGGTTTAACAGGTGTGAGGGCTGAAAGACATGCCAAAATGATCGCATTTATCACTAGAGCAAAAGAGACTGTAGCTTCAATCAGTCTCTTAAGagcatttcatttaatcaaaaaCAATTACACTAATTCCTTTTGGAAATGATTATGACAAATTTCCCCCCTGCTCTTTCATTTATGATTAATCTTCTCCTCTATTCCCATtggtttaaatataaaacacactAGCAATagcttccattttgtttgtttgcattgttcGTTAGTGTAGGAGTGGGTGTTCCATACGTGCTAGGATGCATGTCAGAGAATCGGCCACTGATCAGGGGCCCCCACAGGAGAATATTCATTCACTCTCACTGTTGTTCTGTTCTGGgtcactttttctctctccatctctcccactaaaaatgaataatttcactATTTTTTACTGAATGGTATTTTTTTGGCACCTGTAATATTTGTGATATATGTTTATACCGGATATATATCTCACTGGCTCCAAGTggaaaatttgttttaaaacagcaaaaacaacttGAGCCATCCAGTCGTGCatagaaatattttacattttgatacGAAATATATCAGACTATCTTAGACTCATATGAGCCTCCATATTTGGTAGAATTTCATAATTGCAAAAATACTGCTAACTTTGACAATGACATATGCAGTCCTTATAATATAGCGCtctttgcattgtttttgaaacaATGTCTCTAGTTTTCCCCCCTATAgccttcaaatgtaattgatagcatgttttatttttgctgtttttgtctgtttgtttgagAGGGGTGGTTTGctgtaaacaaaatgtacacTTTTTGGGTAATTTGTGAAACAACGCAGATACCGGGCTGTTCTAACCGTGTGCTCGATATTCTCCCTGCTTAAATGAGCACGGTAGAACCCCCCATGCCCCCCTATCATTTTGGTAAAGCCGTAGCTGCTGGCCTCTGAAAAGCAGGCTGTTTGATTTCTCCTGCGCCAATTGGTTGCGATTGCTGATGTCTCGTCGGAGGGAGGAACAGGCCGCGACCAATCGCAATGAGCTCCAATGCTTCTGCGCTTAATACCAGTCAGCAAAGATGGCGTTGAGAGAGTTATCCTCGCTGGAGAAGTCCCTTGGACTGAAAAAGCCTAACAAATACAGCACACAAGGCGACAAAAAGGTGAAAAGAGTCTTCGAATATTGAAATAACGGCCATCGATAAGGGCAAAACTGGAAAGGTTTTACAACCAAGATAATATTATAGAGAGCAGCACGTGCGCCACGTAATGAGTAATAATTCTGTTCTTCATCCTTTCATTTCTTCTGTCTAGCGAGCTAACGCTAACTTAGCTGTCCTCAAAATGCACGGTAGCTGTATTACCATAATTATCTTGTGTAAGCCCCGGTGGTGTCAATAGGAATATTGGCCAAATTGAGCCTGAGTCTGACGCAATTTGtggttaggtagctagctaccaccATGAGGATGGCGTAGGAAGCCAGCTAGCGCCGCATAGTAAGTCCCGCTGGCTTGCTGACTTGGTAGTGACCATAGGTAGATAGGTTGCGATGAATGCATAAACTCTTGTGTTAGAATCAAATAGTGACTTTCTCTATCGGCCAGTGGAACTGGTTCATGAAGTACCATCTTTAATTACGATTTATTTACGGGTTCATTTGCACGCTGGGAAGGTGTTTGTGCTTTGACATTTGTCTGCAGCCAGTGAATAAATATTTGGCTGGCTCACtaggctggctagctagcttcaTAGAAAGGTAAATAGTCCACTGAAATTTCACCACATCACATTCACAATATGCAAGATAATTAAGAATTTTAAATGTCTTATCTAGTTGATGCCATATGTACAATTATTAACAAGCTCGTCTTCCTAGTAGGAGTACGTGTTAGTTGGTACAGAGCTCATGACCAAAGACATAGATGTGTCAGAGTACACTTAACCAGAATTGCCCCAGTTGGCTTACCTCTGTCAACCTGTCATTGAATGGATGTTGACACATTGCAGATGGGCCTGCATCAGTGCCTCCTTCGCAAAGAGATTTCgcaactttttttcttaaatatttgaGCTAAATCATGGTTGCCAGGAAGACAGGCAGTGTAGTATGTCCTCAGTAAAGACAGATTGCTTTTTTAGCGTAATCTTACTAGCAAGTGTCATAGTTTGTACAGTGGTCGTCTGATGCCCCTTCAGATAATGAAGTGGAAACCTTCTAAAACGAGGAGAACAGAGTCCCCCGGTGACGTTTAGAGTGCTAGCTAGGCCTAATGGCGTATCCTTGTCCTCCGCAGGTCCCTGTTCTCCAGAGCAACAATGGGCCCAGCTTGACCGGGCTGGTGACCATCGCCACTCACCTGGTCAGGGAGGCCGAGCGGCCCGAGCTGCTGGGCGGCTCTGCGGAACAGAGGGCCGTAGTACAGCAGTGGCTGGAGTACAGGGTGACCAAACTGGACAACTGCCCAAAGGAGGAAATCAAGACCGTCCTTCAGGTACCACGTGCACCCTCTCCTTCATTTGTGTGCTGCAACATTGCTGATATTTAAAATAGATGTCTAGACCAGGTGTGGTGAATTTCATTtagtatgttttcatttgttgttttctttatgcTGCATTTCATTACTTTATAGATCTCTGTACTGTCACATAGCCCCTGAGACCAACTAATGATTTTATGGGAATTTTGCATAGCAgttctttttaaatgtggttCTCTATCTGGATGTAATATGCTCTGTGCACCCTGTCAGAGACATTATACTAAGACTGAGATTTAAGATTCTTAAATCTGATTAATGCAGAATTACTGTCAATATGGTGAGTTTCAAGTGACACAGCGTGGTGATTGCATGTGAGTGGATTGAACATTGGTACATTTGTACATTGTCAtgataaaaatttaaatttgctCAAGGCAGTATGAGCAGTTATTAAGTTTCCATCTCTACGTATTGAATTACTGGATGCATAAATTAAGGAGTAGAAGGTGTGGAAGTAGATCTGCTTTTAAACAGTTTATACTAAGCATTCTGAAGGCAAGAGAACAGGCAATCTATTGTAACGCATGCTGCTAAACAGTTCAGTTCAGAGCGCTTCCTCTGTTAAATACAGCCTAACCAGATCACCCCCTCTGCGATGCTCTGTTCACATATCTACATGTGGTGCCAGCAACAGCATCCAGTTCTTGCAGTCCACAAGTCAGGATTCTCCTCatttatgaagaaaaacattgttcATTCAAACCAGTCAGGCTTGGCCGTGCGGCTTCCCCTCTTTGGATCGTGTCCGTGGGAACCGTCCCCTTGGCAGCGGCTGGTTTCTGCTAGTGAGCGGCCCCGGTCCTCTCGCCTCAGCACAGCTCTCCCCGTCACTCCAGAGCAGAGAAGGGTCAGGGATGGCAGGGCCCCAGAGCCGGCCCTTAAGCGAGAGTCGGGTTTCTCCTCGTCTGAGTATCAAAAGCCCGGGACAAGCTGACAGCAcgtggggggttggggggggtggtggtcgGGGTCCGGGGGAGATAAATCCATGCTGATCGGCGGCCCTCGGTGGCGGGTTGTGCGACGTGTTTAGGGGGGGTCAGAGAGGCGAGGCCGCGGACGCGCCGGGGCGAGCACTTCCGAACGTGGCTTCAGGAGGGGCAGCCTCGCCGCGGATGGTGTGAAACGGCTCTTACGCGACCGGCCAGCTGGACAGGCCCCCCTCGGCGGCGTTCATCACTCTCACGTGCCGGTTGTCCTCGACGTGCTGCCGCGAACGTTCCGTGCCGTGGTCTGCTCAAAGCAGGAGTGGTGCCACTCCACGCAGATCGAATGAAAAGGTCCTGAACTGCATTCCCTTAGAGCCAGATACACGTACACTTTTGGGGGAAATGCCTTCAAGTAGCAAAACGTCTGCTTTTGAGTGTTAATTTCCAGTGCAACTTCGGTTTCTCCGTGGAAGAATTCTGCtgtaaaacagtatttaatGGGTGCTTTAAGTCTGGTGACAGGGTTGTCATTAGACTTCAGTTTTTCATTATAATGAAATACCTagtatatattacattaattaatatttgttttataataatatgatgataggcattcatatattgtttgtttcatattatgtttattatattattatatacagaAGTCTtcatttgtgtgtctgaaatGGAACAGCATATCCATCTGAAGCAGTAGCTGTAGTTCCTCAGCAGATTCAAGAGAAACACTCCCCCACGTAGAAGGAAAGGCAGGTACTTTTTGAAATGagcagttttgaaaaacaagacTTTGCTCAGGCTGCTTTCGGTGAGCATCCCTTTGTAAAGGTTAAAGCAGTTGGCCCCTTAcccagtgtgtgtcagtgctgttggAATAAAGCTGGatactgcagtgtgtggtgcTGTAGCTCAGGGCCAGGTGTTCCTGGGCTGAGTCTCTGAGTGAGCGGTAACCGCCGAGACGCTGGcggggggaatgggggggggggtacgggggggggggggggggggggtgctacgttctgcgggggtggggggagtgagTTGCTCAGCAGCCTGGGCCGCGGCTGGGCCTTAGCTGTAGGCATGGCAGGGATCCGATGGCGGAGGCAGTAGCCCGCTGCCTTCATGCCTTGCTTGGCAGCGCACTCCTGCCGCACAATAACTCCATTAGCCCTCAAGATCTGCGCAGCGCAAGTGCTAAAGACGGCGGCGTCCCCCGAGACCTGAGCAGCCAGAGTTGTGGGAGGGCTCATTAGATTAGCCAGTCACTGAGTCTGCCAGGAGAGGGCCAGGCGACCTCCTCAGCATCTGCGGCAGCGCCCGACTGTCCGCAGTGCGCCGGGGTTCCAGGAGGTTCCAGAAATCCCCCCCAGGTCAATCATTATCTCCATGCACATATTCTCCATTGAAACGTGCAGCTCACGCAATCTGATAAATAGGTTACCCCCgtgctctttttttctggttaaaCTAAAAGTGAAGGAGATGCGTGTGTACTGAGGAGTCTCTGATCGACCCCTGTTTATGTGCACGTGTAGCTGTTCGGTCTTTCCTATCAGTCATGGCGTTTCAGGGAAATCTATTCATGGCTTATGCACTTAAGGacttatcttatcttatttaTTGTGCCATGCTGTAATTGCTgtaacaattttaattttagtcTTTTCGCGAGTTTCATTGAGtggattaaaaatgaacaaaaaacaacatttaagaaaaacaatatttctCATTTGAAATCAGCCCTACTGTCTTTGATGTTATTAACGCTTCTTTTAGTAATGTTTTCCTACACAGGTACAATCTTCGGTAGCATTTTCTTATACTGAAAATCTGCGGCATTCAGGTAGATTAAAAATTGGATTAGTGAGAAGTTGTTGAGAAGGAATAAATCTATTTTAATTTCTGGgtgtttattaatttgtttgtttttcaggacCTCAACCAGTATCTGGAAGATAAGGTGTACATGGCCGGAGACACTTTCACTCTAGCAGACACCCT
The nucleotide sequence above comes from Megalops cyprinoides isolate fMegCyp1 chromosome 2, fMegCyp1.pri, whole genome shotgun sequence. Encoded proteins:
- the eef1e1 gene encoding eukaryotic translation elongation factor 1 epsilon-1 — translated: MALRELSSLEKSLGLKKPNKYSTQGDKKVPVLQSNNGPSLTGLVTIATHLVREAERPELLGGSAEQRAVVQQWLEYRVTKLDNCPKEEIKTVLQDLNQYLEDKVYMAGDTFTLADTLMYYGIHHMMVDLAIQEKEKHANVSRWFDHVQHYPGVRHHLPLVVVLRNRLYTGGHH